In one window of Canis lupus baileyi chromosome 12, mCanLup2.hap1, whole genome shotgun sequence DNA:
- the CAPG gene encoding macrophage-capping protein isoform X2, translated as MYTSLPQGGSPFPGSVQDPGLHVWRVEKLKPVPVARENQGVFFSGDSYLVLHNGPEELSHLHLWIGQQSSRDEQGACAVLAVHLNTLLGERPVQHREVQGNESDLFMSYFPRGLKYQEGGVESAFHKTSPGATAAPIKKLYQVKGKKNIRATERALSWDSFNTGDCFILDLGPNIFTWCGGKSNILERNKARDLALAIRDSERQGKAQVEIVTDGEEPAEMIQVLGPKPALKEGNPEEDLTADRTNAQAAALYKVSDATGQMNLTKVADSSPFALELLLSDDCFVLDNGLCGKIYIWKGS; from the exons ATGtacacctccctcccccaggg TGGCTCCCCGTTCCCAGGCTCGGTGCAGGATCCCGGCCTGCATGTGTGGCGGGTGGAGAAGCTGAAGCCAGTGCCGGTAGCACGTGAGAACCAGGGCGTCTTCTTCTCCGGGGACTCCTACCTAGTGCTGCACAATGGTCCGGAGGAGCTCTCCCACCTGCACCTCTGGATAG GCCAGCAGTCGTCCCGGGATGAGCAGGGGGCCTGCGCCGTGCTGGCCGTGCACCTCAACACGCTGCTTGGGGAGCGGCCGGTGCAGCACCGCGAGGTGCAGGGCAACGAGTCCGACCTCTTCATGAGCTACTTCCCGCGTGGCCTCAAGTACCAG GAAGGTGGAGTGGAGTCAGCATTTCACAAGACCTCCCCAGGGGCCACGGCGGCCCCCATCAAGAAGCTGTACCAGGTGAAGGGGAAGAAGAACATCCGCGCCACGGAGCGGGCGCTGAGCTGGGACAGCTTCAACACCGGGGACTGCTTCATCCTGGACCTGGGCCCG AACATCTTCACCTGGTGTGGTGGAAAGTCCAACATCCTGGAGCGCAACAAGGCACGGGACCTGGCCCTGGCCATCCGGGACAGTGAGCGACAGGGCAAGGCCCAAGTGGAGATTGTCACTGACGGGGAAGAACCTGCAGAGATGATCCAG GTCCTGGGCCCCAAGCCTGCTCTGAAGGAGGGCAACCCTGAGGAAGACCTCACAGCGGACCGGACAAATGCCCAGGCCGCGGCTCTGTATAAG GTCTCCGATGCCACTGGACAGATGAACCTGACCAAGGTGGCCGACTCCAGTCCCTTTGCCCTTGAGCTGCTGCTGTCTGATGACTGCTTCGTGCTGGACAATGGGCTCTGTGGCAAGATCTACATTTGGAAAG